Genomic DNA from Chiloscyllium plagiosum isolate BGI_BamShark_2017 chromosome 9, ASM401019v2, whole genome shotgun sequence:
gagttaacccatccatgtgactgtatctgagactttccccccttcctataaactgccatccatcacatactgttgctgttgcaaattcctcattgcttctaactgtctctccaaccgatccatttcatctgataagattcgcaaccaacagcatttattgcagatataatccacagtaacccttaaactctctttaaactcccacatctgacaagaatatcactgtactaaaggccatttttgctccttcaagATCTACAGAcgcagaaaataacaccgtcttgttcctctacaaaacactgccccaggttagattaatagatacgacttatattttaagtttaatcaagagacatatctcaaaaaaacatacaatcaagaaagaacccactctactcactactgcagactttttgtaggccacttagaacaatTACCTTATCTGAcactgtgctgtgaacttcatccaaacaattcctccaagatcagttgtgaatttcactgtttgttaattttcccagaattTTCCAATGTCCagcaattcaaacagcaaaggcagtaactgtgcaggttcactctggtgtcagtttctttctcactctctctctcctgcaatgacctcaccagttgcttcctttgtctgctcttctcccttttaaaactgctgttgtttttactttttctctccaaagttccaaaacaatgcaacagcatataaaacagtaagtgctgctcctggaattcgaggaaatcacctccagcacctaaaatacctcaaaaaaggagcagctgttacagccagaaatttttcctgtcctccatcttggattacccagaattcccTCCTTATGTACCtcggtacaaatcttagatacaaaagagAAATAGAAGGAAAAGTTGTAGCATTACTGACAGTgtcaaaaaaaattagaaataaggTAGTTATAACACAAGGATTTACATTGCAGTCCGGTAAAAAATTTCAAATAGTAGCCGCTCAGCACATGGTCTGACCACCAGCACCAGGCACCAGTCCAACAACTGTCCCATTCTGCTCCAGCCTCCAATCCACTCCTCACCAGCAATCAGCTGCAACAAGGTAAGTGGCACTGTTCTGGGACCCACTTCCCTTGTCCTGCTCTGGTACTCGGATTTGCTCTCCCGCCTCTCCAGGACTCAGGATTCCCCTTTACGCACACCGGTACTCGGATTTGTTCTCCCGCCACTCCAGGACTCAGGATTCCCCTTCACGCGTTCCAGTACTCGGATTTCCTCTCATGCCGCTCTGGGactgctgaaaagagagaaaaaagtagAAAAGAAACGAAGAGAACCAGTTGAGCAGAGGGTCTCCAGTTGGAGAATCCTACAGTACTGCCATCTTGTAATGGAGTGTGTAAAACCTGAGAAATGTGATTCAATCCTGCATGTCTATTTCCACACCCAGGAGTGTCATTCCTGATGGGTGTCAAGAAAATTACAAAGATGAGGATTTGAAAGGGAGAATTGCATTACAACTAGATTACAATCTCCTGTGAATTATCTCAGACTGTGAACGTGATGGAAGAAAAGAGAGCAATCTGGGTGAGAGACATGTTTCGAGAATACACAAGAACTGGGCTTAAAAGCCAATTTGGACCTTGGTCTTGCATGGGATGGCATGTGCTGTGAGGGTCACAGCTGAGAAAACCCTTAGTTATCCCTGCGCTGCAGGTAAAATTAAATAAAGTCTTTCTCCCTTTGCTGGAAGACAGAAAGCAAATAAAACCATAGTCAAAAAGAAACAGGACAAAGGATTTTCAACTAACCTATCAAGCTAAGCATCTTAAAATCATCGGCTCACCTGGGGATTGGTTATAACACTAGTCATAGTAAATTTGTAGTCAACCTTTCCCAAAACCaaatagaacataagaacataagaacccaGAGCAAGAGTAGGCAATCTGGCCCtacgagcctgctccaccactcaatgacatcatgactgatctttttgtcgtctcagcttcacttacccgccctctcaccgaatcccttaattactttattattcaaaaaaactatcttagccttaaaaacatttactgaagtagcgttaACTACTtcatgggcagggaattccatagatttacaactctctgggtgaagaagttccttctcaatttggccctaaatctgctccccctaaatgtgaggttatgcccTTTTGCTCTGGTTtcacctgctagtggaaacacCCTCCCTACTTCTATcatatctattctcttcataattttataggtcTCTATAAGatggcctctcattcttctaaattccaattaatataatcccagtctaatcagtctctcctcataaaccaaccccttCAACCcctcaacctagtgaacctcctctgcactgcctctaGTGCCAatacatccacaaactccatcaacaaacacatcgacctggacccaatataccaaccactacagcggacagctgaaactgacaaccggaagcggcagggacagaccactataaacaccggaggaaacatcaaagaagcgcttcgcaggaggctcccaagcactgatgatgtcgcctagccaggggacgaaacgtttgcaacaaaaacttccagctcggcgaacagaaccacaacaacatcctttctcaaaCAAGGAGAcgagaactgcatgcagtactccagatgtggcctcaccagcaccctatacagctgcagcataacctccctgcttttaaactcaatccttttaacaatgaaggacaacattccatttgccttcctaattacctgttacACCTGCAGGCcatccttctgtgattcatgcacaaggacacctaggttctctgcatagcagcatgctgcaaccttttaccattcaagtaatcatcctttttattgttattcctaccaaaatggatgacttcatatttattaacattatgTTCCGTCTGCCAGACCTTTACCACTCACTTTaggtatctatgttcctctgcaaagtttcacagtcctctgcacactttgctctgccactcatcttagtgtcatctgcaaactttgacacactacacatggtccccaactatgtaaattgtgaataattgtggtcccaacactgatccctgaggcacaccattagtcaTTGATTGCCAACCGATtagtactcatttatccccactctttgcttcctgttagtgaaccaatcctctatccatgctaatactttagccataaccatgcatctttatcttatgcagcagccttttgtgcagcaccttgtcgaaggccttttggaaatctaggtacaccacatctactgggtccccgttgtctactgtgtttgtaatgtcttcatagaactCTAAAagattagtttgcagatgacagaaatgtCCAGCTTTTCATTTTGTCCATCCACACTCACCACATTTTAATGTGGTCTCTTGCGGTAAACTTAATGTTATCTGATCAACTTATCTGTACCTTTATTTGCTTCCGTCACAGCACTTTGCCATATAAGATATTCCCCCATTAAGGCAAAAGTAGAACTTTGTGTGgtacaatttattttcaaaagtttATTAAAAGCAAAAAATATACTTAACAGCATTAAGTTGATAACTCTTTCTTACATTTGATTTGGGACAATTCTCTTTTCATGCAGTCATTCAGTTCACTGTGAGTTCATTCTGTCTGGGGCTAATCAAACTTTATCTGATCATAATTACTTTCACCTACACAGAGACTACAGTGACTGATTAGTCACTTTAAACCAGACTTCCAGCGTTTTAAATACAACCCAATCTATTAATTTCActcaaataaaggcaaaatactgcaggtgctggaaatttgaataaagtatagagattgctggaggaactcagctggtctggtgagggagaaatagagttagcgtttcgagtccagtatgattcATTTTCAACTCTTGATATAtctaaggtgccacatcaaaagaTATTGCGGAAAATGAAATCTCATGGTATGGGGGCAATATAGTAGCATTGCTAAAGGATTGGTTGCCTGACAGGAAGCAGGGAGCAGGAATATATGAGTCGATTCAGGCTGGCCGGATGTCACAAATGGTGCACCACATGGATTACtctataatttagataaatgatttgtatgaacGAATCAAAGGAATGGCCCCTAAATTTACTAAAGACAcgaagataggtaggaaagtgtaAAGACATCCAGTTTAAGtctcaggaacaaaaacagagatgttttgggaacagttctgaagaaaggtcactggacccaaaacattaactctggtttctctccacagacctgctgagctttaccagcattttctgtttttgtttctgatttccagcaactgcagtactttctgttttaaattagGTCTCAGAGAGACTGATTAGTATACTTTTTAAGTTTACAGAGATCTGAAATTCTCTTCACACCAAGAAAGTGAGGACGCTGAGGTTGAATTGAAAAGTTGAAAGCTGAGATTGTTGGTTTCTGGTTGGTTTGGATATTCTGAGTGGGGGAATGAAAGTATGTGAATGTAGTTGAGATACAGAATAGACACGAATGTATTGAATGGCCTGACAGGTTTTATGAGTACAATGAATTACAAACAGATTATGAGATTAAATGAACAATGTCTGTTCACATTCtcagtttttaatatttttaaccaAGCAACATCAGCAATGAGATATTTATTCAATGTAATTGTGatgatacaatggctttaagatatatattttgtcctgcttttgtttgAAGAGATGTTTTAAAACAGAGGCGCAGAACTGtttatttgaatccaataaagtaaacaacttataaggctttttaaatgttgaaacaatagaagcagcctgaaagggtggggtcaaactcccacagaaccaggatttttagttttagtttctcagtagcagcagttgcTGAgatcttgaagctgggtttggaagctgcaggtACACCTCTCCCTCCAAtctctctctcagagttttctcttgatatttttcctcctggactggagaattgcctctGAGAcgatctattttattgaattttcctTTTGCCAATTATGTGTTTATGTAATGTTATTATATTGAGATAATTACTGTTTAGTAGCTAAataatccattattctgttaagttttccaataaagttgttattccaatgtcttttctcttttgttgtattttaactatagtgtttgaataaagtgtgttttgcttaatgttgagtattttgaccaattgaattgcttCTGGAATGCAACATCTAACACCTTTAAACTAAGAAgcagttagggtctagactatcttcttaatatattctgACAGGGTTTGTTCTGGTCCACAACATAATTGATACTGAGACTAACAGACCAACAAATCATTAGCATGGGAAGTTTCAGCAAATTTGCCAACTTCAGCCATTACACCCACTTCAACCCAATCTCCGAAAGGAGACAACACATTACTGCAAATTCCCATGACCATCTCTTGACTGAGTCTACTCCATTTGCTGCAGACATTACTGCTTCAATCAGGAGGGTCACATCTTTGAAGGTCTCCACCTCATCATCTGCACTTGTCCCTCTACAATCCTCAAATATCTTGCCCACTCTCAGCTCCTTTTGCAGCTCCCTCACTGTCAGTCTGACTGCTGGctgttctggcaacatccttttcttaAAAGCAGCGGAGAAGTCTTTATCGTACCtcggtacatcctgtccctctgacCACACGTGGTTGTTTAGACAGGGGTCAGTATTTGGGCTTGGTGAGGAAGTGCAGCAAAGGGCAGTCCAGGCTACCCCAGGCACCATCACCTTGTTCTTCATTTTGATGGTGGTGGAATTGGCTGAGCCCGTCACCAAGTAGGCTGAGCGGCCGGATTTGTGGCAAATCTTTGCCAACTTGAGGACAAAATCTTCTGCCTCCTTCGCCCAGTTCACGTTGGCTTTGTGGTCCTGTGGGACTGCATTGGTGAGGGTGCAGGTGGCTGTAGCACTGTCATTCCTATTAAAAGAATAGGGATATAGATGACCTCGATCATACCCTGAGCCACGGTAATCTGCATCCACCGCCTGATAGTCACTGGAGGTATTGTTGCTGCTGGTCATTTCAGATGAGGCATGTGGATCATCGATCTAAAACCAGCAACATATAACacatacagttatagagtcatacggatatacagcatggaaacaaaccggatatcctaaattaatccagtctcatttgttcgcatttggcctatatccctctaaacttttcttattcatgtacccatccagatgccttttaaatattgaaattgtagcagcctctaccacatcctctgatagctcattccatacatgcaccaccctctctgggaaaacattgccccttacatcccttttaaatctttcccccctcaacctttcctaccctatctatgttcctcatgatATTGTAAGCccccataaggtcatccctcagcctccgcgctccagagaaaacagccccagcctattcagcctctcccgatagctcaaaccctcaaccctggcaacacccttgtaaatcttttctgaatcctttcaatttttacaacatctttcctatagcagggagaccagaattgcacgcagtattccaacagtggcctaaccaatgtcctgtacaactgcaacatgacctcccaactcctgtacacatgcactgaccaataaaggcaagcttcctcacctgtggctattaatgacacaaatatctcaacaaggggtccagcaatcacttccctagcttcccacgcaGTTCTAGGATAACAGGTTCtgggagttatccacctttatgtgttttaaaatgtccagcacctcctcttttgtaatatggacacttttcaagatgtaagtatttatttccccactgcctttatcttccatatccttcttcaccataaacactgatgcaaaatattcatttatcatctctcccatctcctacgGTTCTACACgttgctgatctttaaggtggcctattctctccttagttacccttatgtccttaatgtatttgtagaatccctttggattctcctgaatcctatttgccaaagctatctcatgtcccctttttgcccttctgatttcccttttactcctactgcccttatactcttcttGGGATTCActggatctctgctgtttgtacatgtttctttagccatccagcatttcctacatctaCTAACCTTGACCCTTGGAATCTttcaggaacatactgtctctggactctcattatctcatttttgaaggcttcccattttccagccatcctgtTAACATtcgctcccaatcaacttttgaaaattcttgcctaatacatcaaaattggccttcctccaatttagagccTTAATTTTTAgattggtctatcctttttcatcactttttaaaaaaaactaatagaattatggtcactggtcccaaaaatGCTTCCCCGCTGAtgcctcagtcatctgccctaccttatttcccaagaataggtcaagttttgcaccttctctagtaggtacatactAGACCAGAAAtgtttcttgtatacacttaacaaattcctctgcattcaagcccttaacactatggcaatcctaacctatgtttagaaagttacaaccccccaccataaccaccctattaaatTGTCCGAATTTTAATAAAAAACGAGAGAGATCTCACTCGCACTAACaaacagacccccccccccacttcttaGGTCATATTGATAGTCTCAGCACCAGAATGAAATTACTCATCCCCACAAAATAAATTGTGGTTATAATGGGTGTGCATTTCTTATTTGAAGATGCTTTCACCAAGTCTCATGAGAGAAATGACAAGACTTTATTCAAGGGAGTCGGGTTTAAGAATTGTCTTGGAGAAGAAGATAAAGGCCAAGAGGTTTTGAGGAAAATTCTAAGTCCTTCTAAACCTGGGTATGTTACTTACTATTTGGTTTTTCCAAATATTGAAGTCGTTTCCAAAGTTGACTATTTTCAAGGCAAAAGGAGAAAGTGCgggctgcagatgccggagatcagagctggaaaatgtgttgctggaaaagcgcagcaggtcgggcagcatccagggagcaggagaatcgacgcttcgggcatgagcccttcttcaggaattttcaaGGCTCTCACCTTGTGATCCCCTTGTGagctctgacaaagggtcatctagactcaaaacgttagctcactctctctccttggactctgcctaacctgctgtgatatccagcatttttcattttcagtacAATTTCCAGTATCTTCAGTAATTTACTCCCCTTGTGGTCagtatatattttatttttaatagttactgtatttaGAGCTCATTGGCAGTCCATCAAATTTCAACTGATTGAGTCTGATTTTAACTGGGGATgagccacttaggactgagatgaggagaaatttcttcacccagagagtggcgagcCTATGGAATTCGCTACCACAGAAAgtagtcaaggccaaaacattgtatgatttcaag
This window encodes:
- the LOC122553202 gene encoding endonuclease domain-containing 1 protein-like, which produces MGTGRLPFFLLLPLLVPGAVQGEVIQDFSQCAWFFQGKVPPQGFDTQNRVKICQRYKNHYHFVTLYRTELRNPVYSAYRYPCTMGVTKEKRPRPWFYEPQIDDPHASSEMTSSNNTSSDYQAVDADYRGSGYDRGHLYPYSFNRNDSATATCTLTNAVPQDHKANVNWAKEAEDFVLKLAKICHKSGRSAYLVTGSANSTTIKMKNKVMVPGVAWTALCCTSSPSPNTDPCLNNHVWSEGQDVPRYDKDFSAAFKKRMLPEQPAVRLTVRELQKELRVGKIFEDCRGTSADDEVETFKDVTLLIEAVMSAANGVDSVKRWSWEFAVMCCLLSEIGLKWV